In Heptranchias perlo isolate sHepPer1 chromosome 13, sHepPer1.hap1, whole genome shotgun sequence, the genomic stretch gtggggttccgcagggctcagtactaggtcccttgctttttgtgatatatattaatgatttggacttaaatgtagggggcattattaagaacataagaacataagaaattggagcaggagtaggccaatcggcccctcgagcctgctccgccattcaataagatcatggctgatctgatcccaaccacaaatctaaagaacacaagaagtaggagcaggacccggccacacagcccctgggccctctgcgccacccacagggcattgaccgatccgaactcagcttcatgtccaatttcctgcccgctccccataacccctaattccctttacttctagaaaactgtctatttctgttttaaatttatctaatgatgtagcttccacagcttcctggggcagcaaattccacagacctaccaccctctgagtgaagaagtttctcctcatctcagttttgaaagagcagccccttattctaagattatgccccctagttctagtttgcagatgatacaaaaattggccgtgtggttgatagtgaggaggaaagctgtagactgcaggaagatatcaatggactggtcaggtgggcagaaaagtggcaaatggaattcaatccagagaagtgtgaagtaatttatttggggagggcaaacaaggcaagggagtacacaataagtgggaggataTTGAAAGGTTTAGAGgaggtgagggaccttggagtgcatgtccgcagatcgctgaaggaagcaggacaggtagataagatggttaagaaggtatatggaatactttcctttattagccgaggcatggaatataagagcagggaggttatgctggaactgtataaaacactggttaggccacagcttgagtactgtgtacagttctggtcaccacagtacagGAAGAATGtacttgcactagagagggtacagaggagatttacgaggatgttgccaggactagagaattttatctatgaggaaagattggataggctggggttgttctctctggaacagaggaggctgaggggtgatttaattgaggtgtacaaaattatgaggggcctagatggaatggatagaaaggacctatttcccttagcagaggggtcaataaccagggggcatagatttaaagtggttggtagaaagactgggggggagcggaggaaagattttttcaaccagagggtggttggggtctggaactcactgcctgaaagggtgatagaggcagaaactctcaactcatttaaaaagtacctggatgtgcacctgaagtgccatgacctacaaggctacggaccaaatgctggaaagcgggattaggctgggtggctcattttcggcctgcacggacaggatgggccgaatggcctccttctgtgcagtaaattttctatgattctaaagtagGATGTGAGAGCTCTAGGCTTCACCTGCATTATATGCTTCTGCAAGGTGATGTAAATTGCACCCAGCATTGCtgtgctccccatcaccatcctggcATCTTTCTTAATAGAAAGGAATTCATCTCCCTCAAcgtccagctcatttgtgaccacagaCAGCGCATCATGCAAGTTTGTGCCCTGTTTCCTGgtagcagtcatgattcattcatcctgcgccagtcctcagtgccacctttattccaaccaggctgtCAGATTACttgctggctactgggtgacaatggctatccccttcagacttggctcatgactccCAGGAACCCAGGCACAGATGCAGAGCTGGCCTACATCGAGAGCCATGCTACCACCATAAACGTCATTGAGCAGACAGTCGGCttgctcaagcaatgcttccactgcctggactgttcCGGAGGAACTTTACAGTACAGCGCTGAGTGGCTATCCAGGTTTGTGGTTGTGTGCTCCATGCTGCATCACTTTGCTATTACGAGAGACCAGCCCTTACCATCACCTGGGCAGCAAGAactgcagcaggaggaggagacgaagcATGAAGAGGAAGAAGGACAGGAGCAACATCGACCTCCAATGCCCCTAGCTAACAAAGCTCTTAGAGAGCAGCTCATCCAAGAGTGCTGCACCTGAACCATCCCATCCATCCCCATGATACCTCAATCTGAACTGAGGGCTGAACACTTTAgtcccataggcttcaattttgcacacaaGTCTATTATGGGGCAATTAAATGGCAGGCAAACCGGACAGCTGAATGGAATGTTACTGTCACAGGACCTCTGAATTTTCCCTAAGAACTGAAACAATCTTTCTTCCTTTTAGTTATCCTGATCTACTGAGGCCAGTAGAGTCACAGGCTGCTGAAGCTACAGTTTTAATAAAATCTACATCCAAAGATAAAGGTTTTGTATCTGGATCAAGGCATTTCCTTGTGAACAATTATTCACGAACACTGGGAACAGAGGAAGTCGTTAATTGTGTCTCCATGATAGGCATCCTACAGGCTCCGTTGGCATATATTGTAATTGGGGGTCTCCATGCGTCATAAAGATAAACTTTCCAGGTCAGGAAACACAACCTGTCGACACACCAGAAAACGATGTGTTTTTCTTAGCAAAATATTCTAGCCAAAGAGGTTGAGACGTCTAGTCCATTAATTGTGCAATAAGTCAATAGaataacaaaataaaattgtATGATACTTGCCTCTATTAATCTAGTCTGGCCAACACCagtgattttattttattaatataaTGAAACAATAATTATTCCTGATACACGTTCGATTTCAGATGGAAATCCAATGGGTAAAAAGTATATTAAAATTATATGACTATTTTAGTAAATTTATTGTTGGAGGAGCATTGTTTAACCAATAACGTTGCAGAGTGGTTGAATGTGTGAGTTGTGTTTTGAGTGTATTTTAGACATAGACTTTATTAATATCCAGTAATAATAGCTACAGGCTGCTGTGAAAGTGACCGTGCTGAATGGTTGTCCAGAGGTTGCTAGATGACGCGACATTGATCACCAGTGATTATTTCCTCATAATTCTTACACACTGTCATAATTGAATGAGAGAAACCTCACAGAAATATTAAAGCCCGGACTACATGTATGAAAAGTTCATTGCCGTTTGAGCAGCGTTACTAAGCACACCTCAGGTGCAGTTTGTTAAGTGTGtgttaagtgtttttttttttgctagtTACTTCCTGGGACCTCGCAAAAATGGTGGATCTCCAGCCCGCCATAGTGATCGACAATGGATCAGGTCTGGTCAAAGCTGGCATCTCAGGAGATAAAGAACCACGCTCGATCTTCACCAACGTGATTGGCAAACCCCGGCAGAAAGCACTCATCATTGGGGCTGGCCAGAAAGATTTCTACATTGGCGAGGAAGCTCAGGCGAAACGAGGTGTCCTCTCCATCAAATACCCGGTGGAGCACGGGATTGTCACATCGTGGGATGACATGGATAAGATCTGGAGGTACGTGTACGATAATGATTTGAAAATCAAGTCCAACGAGAGGCCGGCTCTGGTGACCGAGGCTCCCCTCAACCCTCTGGCCAACAGGGAGAAGATGTGTCAGATCCTCTTCGAGGGCTTCGAGGTTCCGGCCATGTACGTGGCGATCCAAGCGGTCCTGGCCCTCTACGCCTCTGGGAGAACCTCAGGGTGCGTGATGGACAGCGGAGACGGGGTGACTCACACCGTGCCCATCTACGAGGGTTACTGCCTGCCCCACGCCGTGCTGAGGCTGGAGCTGGGAGGCAGGGACCTCACCGAGTACTTGGTGAGGATCCTGACCGAGAGTGGGGTCTCCTTCGTCAGCACGGCAGAAAAGGAGATCGTGAGGGACATTAAGGAGAAGCTGTGTTACGTGGCCGTGGACCTGCAAGCCGAGATGTGCAAGAAGCCTTGCGACGTGGAGAAGGACTACAAGCTGCCGGACGGGCAGGTCATCAAGATCCAAAACCAGAGGTTCCGCTGTCCGGAGACCCTCTTCATCCCGGCCAACATTGGCATCGAGGCACCCGGCATTGACAAGCTCTGTTTCAACACAATCATGAAATGTGACATCGACCTGAGGAGGGATCTCTACGCCAACGTGATCCTGTCGGGAGGCTCCAGCTTGTTCCCGGGCATGGACGAGCGGATGCTTAAGGAGATGACTAAGATGGTCCCCACCGGCACCCCGGTCAGGGTCTGCGCCCCTCCAGAGAGGAAGTACTCTGTGTGGATGGGAGGCTcgatcctctcctccctttcTGCTTTCCAGCAAATGTGGGTCTTGGCCTGCGAGTATAAGGAAGTTGGAGCTAACATCGTGCACAGAAAGTGTTTCtaaaatcttaaaaaaaaaacgactgtatttaaaaaagaaaacaaaaagtacTGACAAAATAAAAGTGTGAAATGAAAGTGAGAAACTGACGGTTTTATAATTTTTGCAGAACTCCcagttattttattttttaaagaaaagattcaaataatatatatgaagaaaatGAAAGCATATTAAACTGAGCTCTCCATGCATTTTAGAAACCACATCATAAGATTGAAAGGTCaccgacttgaaacgttaactctgtctctctctcttcacagaggctgtctgacccgctgagtgtttccaacattttctgtttttatttcataaaatcatgtctTTACCCAAAACCTCAAAGAATGAAACTATCAAAGCATTTTGTGTGAAGCCAGTTACTCTTTTGGAGTTACAAGTGTGAAGGGAGGGCAAGTTTTTTGGCTTTTATTTCCTCCCTTGGATTGGGGTAAAACAACTAGCAATGTTAGGCAACCTGAGGTGTGACATTTTCAGTTGCAAGACAGTCACTGTGGCAAATTGGATTGAGTTTGCGTTGCCTGAGCTGCGctttcttttcatagaatcataaagcacagaaggaggccattcacccccatCATGCCGGtgttggctttttgaaagagctatccaattagtcccacgagcctgctctttccctgtaaccctgcaaatttttcctttttaagtatatatccatttcccatttgaacctgcttccaccaccctttcaggcagcgcattccagatcgctgagttaaaaaaaaattctcatctccctcccccctggctttttggccaattatcttaaatctgtatcctccagTTAGCAactctcctgccaatggaaacagtcagTGTTCAAAAGCCAGTTTTTAACTTACAGTATTTGTGTTCTGCTACGAGCAGCATGAAAGGGGTTAAATATATATGTCACCCAAGGTAATAGGGTAGGGGGCTTAAAAGCAGTTCCATCAGAGACATGATGGCAATGGCACTGCTTACATGTGCGAGT encodes the following:
- the LOC137331361 gene encoding actin-like, translated to MVDLQPAIVIDNGSGLVKAGISGDKEPRSIFTNVIGKPRQKALIIGAGQKDFYIGEEAQAKRGVLSIKYPVEHGIVTSWDDMDKIWRYVYDNDLKIKSNERPALVTEAPLNPLANREKMCQILFEGFEVPAMYVAIQAVLALYASGRTSGCVMDSGDGVTHTVPIYEGYCLPHAVLRLELGGRDLTEYLVRILTESGVSFVSTAEKEIVRDIKEKLCYVAVDLQAEMCKKPCDVEKDYKLPDGQVIKIQNQRFRCPETLFIPANIGIEAPGIDKLCFNTIMKCDIDLRRDLYANVILSGGSSLFPGMDERMLKEMTKMVPTGTPVRVCAPPERKYSVWMGGSILSSLSAFQQMWVLACEYKEVGANIVHRKCF